In one Burkholderiales bacterium GJ-E10 genomic region, the following are encoded:
- a CDS encoding transposase IS66 produces the protein MSANTLADTLVRLGIEVVPLINMLRDALFDRGLIRGELYRIAAVNGHWGLSRIAPPS, from the coding sequence ATGTCGGCCAATACCCTGGCCGATACGTTGGTGCGCCTCGGCATCGAAGTGGTGCCGCTGATCAACATGCTGCGCGATGCCCTGTTCGATCGGGGCCTGATTCGCGGCGAACTTTACCGGATTGCTGCTGTCAATGGACATTGGGGACTCTCGCGGATAGCCCCCCCGTCCTGA
- a CDS encoding transposase IS66 → MEVSERVHIIPAQYKVLRIERVKYACPCCDNGLKVASLAPRIILRLIFTEEFLVWIVTAKYVDTMALFRLAKSIKR, encoded by the coding sequence GTGGAGGTGAGCGAGCGCGTTCACATCATCCCGGCCCAGTACAAGGTGCTGCGCATCGAGCGGGTCAAGTACGCCTGCCCGTGCTGCGACAATGGGTTGAAGGTGGCGTCGCTGGCGCCCCGGATCATCCTGCGCTTGATTTTCACTGAGGAATTTCTGGTGTGGATCGTCACGGCCAAGTACGTCGACACCATGGCGCTGTTTCGGTTGGCCAAGAGCATCAAGCGCTAG
- a CDS encoding heavy metal transport/detoxification protein yields the protein MIETKLKITGMTCEHCVRAVTKALKKVPGVEKADVTLTPGDAVVHGQADPEKRRDVPAHKRHRAGRSTRISSASYSAKSCRPMSAFARTMEPICARSAWR from the coding sequence ATGATTGAAACCAAGCTGAAGATCACCGGCATGACCTGTGAACACTGTGTGCGCGCAGTCACGAAGGCACTGAAGAAAGTGCCGGGCGTCGAAAAGGCCGATGTCACCCTGACACCTGGCGACGCTGTGGTCCACGGACAGGCCGATCCGGAAAAGCGAAGGGATGTGCCGGCCCATAAGCGGCACCGCGCCGGGCGCTCAACCCGAATCTCGAGCGCATCGTACAGCGCGAAGAGCTGCCGGCCAATGAGCGCTTTTGCCCGCACGATGGAGCCGATCTGCGCGAGATCGGCGTGGAGGTGA